The genomic region TACACCTGACATTTGATATTCGACGTACTTGGGATTTCCTTTCATTAGCGCAGTAATGTACAGGTGTCCCATGAGTAGAAATTCATAAATGAATTTTGCATTAAATTGTAGAATAATCATGTTGGTAAATCTCAGTTTCAGATTTAGAGTGTTAAATTATCACGTCACAAGGTCGACATCTTTACGCCAAATCAGATTGCTGGGCGAAAGTACTTAGAGCGTCATTGCTTCTGGATCAAAATTAGGGCTCACCTCCCCCGATCTgttcagttctccataaaggttTCGAGAGTAAGTAAGGTCTTCGATCTCTTGGCGTTTGCTCATGCAGCGAGTACTCTCTGCAACATGGTAAGTGTATCACTTTAGCCTGTACTACTCACTGCTTCAGTGTACTTGTACGTACAATTTGATGTTATAAATATCTTATACATTGCGACTTTATGTGCACCTGTTCCTGACGCATTGCTACTATTGCTGGCAAATATACAGCTCTATAATGTCGGTTTTATGAACGAAGAATCTACTGTCGTATTATGAAATTTTGTAGCTCTTTTATTTGAATAGTATTATAAAGCAAGGCATGTGTAATGATGCGCGTAAACTAAATTCGAAGTCAGATTTCTAGTCATCAGGTAGAATAGGACTGTAATATCGCTAACGATTATCATGTTACAGTAAAATTTCCTAAGTAACTGTATTGTTTAATACATAATAGTTGTATTTTTCTTAAATCTTAGTATGTACGAATAATGAAATATCTAAACtaaagtgtccaaaacatgcataAAACTCTCCATACTTCGGCGAAAATGAGTTGGGTTTTAGTTTATATGATTAAAAACTCCATATTTTTTTCAAGTTTttaaatttataaatatatttaatacaaGAAATTTTATATTTCGTGACAGCAATAATTTCATTACTTGAATTATGAAATTTATTATTAAGGTACAATAGTCTTTTTATGAGTCTTAATATTATATCATCTTAAAAACATTGAGGAAAGCGAAATTATCTGCTTTCAGTCATCACTATCCTATAAGGGATTCAAAATATATTTAATCAGTCAAAATAAAATCTGATCAAGCAATTTATTAGTAGGTtaaagtcttgcattttctAGATGATGTGCATACTATTTCCCTTTACAGAGCACCGCTTTATCTTGCCAAGATGTGAGCTTTGTAGGGGGCCAGCGTTACGACGGCCCCTGTTCCATCATGACGTCACTGGATAGTGTTGACGTTTCCAGGGAAACACTGGACTCTTATTGGTCCGCTGGTCCCCTGGACAACACAGCTTGCCAGCACGAGCCTCCCCAGCAGGGTAAATCTGTTGATATTAAATTTTCTTTGCCGTAATATACACGATTTTCCGTTGTCTATGGCAGTGCAGCTAGCAACTATAAGTTATCAGTTTTCTAAAATGGTAATGTTGTTGATGTTGTGATGccacatttattgcagtgttgttcaatattattttctattaaacATGTATTTGTCCATAGATACCATCAATATATTGAATTATGTGACAGAATCGGGCCCCCACTGGACTGATCTTTCACCACAACTTTTGAGAAACAAGCAGGTATTAAGATTTtcctattgttgttgttgttgatgttgtCATCCTAAGTTTCTTATTCATGATTATGATGATGCTGATGTTAGGCTACTGCTTCTACTGCTACTATTAGTACTGCTACTACTACtgctattaataataataataataataataataataataataataacatgaaGAAGAAGAATGTTATTTCATAGTACTTAATAATTTAGGGATTATGGATGGTGAAAGTTTTCCAGTTataagtattttttttattctttgactaatttttatttattttattagctTCAGGATATACTTTTGCAAAGAGAAGAAGAGCTGGCACGGTTGCATGAAGAAAATAACAAGCTTAAAGAATTTCTGAATTCTTCATTTGTGAAATGCTTGGAAGAGAAAACAAAGGTGGGAAGAACTACATTTTTAATCAAAGCAAATCTAATGAATGTTTAATACATGGTGAATGGTGatgattgttttgtgttttcttttttttgtacagtttctttttCACAATCGTTTTTCTTTGACAGACTCAGACCGCTGTAATTTGTTAACTCTCTAACAGAACTGAGGTGCTGTTCCTGAAACTTATTTAAGGCTACATAATTCGTAGCAATTAGTCATTAGTTGTCTCTTATTGCTCCGTGTTTCCCAAAACGTTCTTAAAATAAATCTTTTAGAATCTTTCATAACGTCGGTCTGAGCCCCTTAGCTGTTTATTTTCACTGTTGTCCGCTAGCATTTTGTTAACCATAACCAAACATCACTTACCTAAAAAATAACTGATCCATATGACAAAATGATTTTGTGTGATACATGATTACAATATTTGATAGGTTTCATTCTTGCACTCTGTGCAACGAACTGGCCTCAGTAATGCACAGATTTATAATGAAAGATGAAGAACGTGGTGTTGATTTATTAATTAAGAAGGGGGGGGTGGTCTGCTGATACTGTGGTGGACGTATTCCACCTATTTCCAATGCCTCTGGAATGCAAACACCTCTCTAAATGTGCCAAAGTCACAGTATGTCAAAACTTTGGTTCATGAGGTTGATAAGATTCAACACTGCATGTTCATTTACATGCAAGTCTAATATAATTTCCCCAAAAATATCACCCTGGAATAGAGAAGTCTACACTGAAACACATAGGACATTGTATTATGTTAAGTCAGTAATGAAACTTTTCTTTCGGCTATTGTGCCATTGCACGTATCAGTATCAAAGACATGCACACATATTGGTGCACGCAGGtgttttataaaacaaatataaataaaatgctgaATCTACAGTCTGGGGAGGTGGGTTTGTACACCCAATCGACAAAAATCATGTTCATGATTAGATGATTCAATTTgtgaattttgtatttttttacgtTCTCCCCAGTTCTGATTATTgcagtattttttatttataaagaaCACTAATTTCTTTCATGTGGCAATAAAGCAGTTGCTGCAATAATCAATTCTCCAGCCATTGATATCAACCAATAAGATCATCCAGTGCCTATTAATGTCACACTTAATAAGCTCTCCCTTAAGCAATGTCTTAAGAGATTGTTTGTAAAACTGATGTAGGAAAAGAAATTCCTTTCGTAAGATATATCTTTGGACACTAAGAGTTATCATTATCGGGATATGCACCCCAGGATGTTCAGAACAAAGGTTCTACAATGATTTCTATTATGTTGGACATTTTCTTTCTTGCAGAGCATAAACTCTGGCATTGGAAATATTCTGTCATACACACACTGAAGTTCTTATGATACTATTCTTCCCTCACAGATAGTACTATCTGCTCAGACAGGATATGCcaaaaagagcaaaaaaaggACACGCGAGGATGAAGGAAGATTATATCCCAGCCAATTTTTTTCTGCTACTCAGGGTAAACGAACGCTTCAAAACTTCTCTTTGGATTTCTGCCGCACAGAGGAGAGGGCTGCTGCCCCAGCTACCAGCCCCTGCCTTCTGCAGACTCTACCTTTGAGGAATCAGGACTCAATTGACTCATCCAAATTCAACACCAGTAGTGACCCTTGCATCTACAGGAGCCCCACAGTCAGTCCTTCACCTCATTGCGATTCCAGGGTTAACAGTGACCCTTGCAGCTACTTCAACTCCCCAGCTAACCAATATTCTGCCTACAGTGTCGACATAAATTCATTGCCGCATGGCAATGTCATCAATACTGAAATCCAGCAAGCCACACAGCCAGATTTCCTGCTTAAGTCTGATGATCTGGAAAACTACAACCTGGTATCAACAGCCATGCTGGAAGTCCGCACTCCATCCTGCCTCAAATCTAATAATACACCACAGACACAACATGGTCCCCTAGGGAGCAACATTGCTCAGTGCTTCTCGCCATACACTCCCCAAGGCAGGACAGATTTAGCCTTCACCATGTCCTTGAACCCTTCCAGCGGTGTGAGGACGCACAGTTATCCCCAGGGACAAGCTTTTGTCAGAAGGGACACACATGGGGGTTGGAACTTTACATGGATACCCAAATATGTGCACTAGCTGTGTGCACTAGCTActcacaaaacaacaaaagacatacAAGCAAAGGATACAACtataaaaaaagaacatttttttCAACGCTGGTCTTACAAATTCTGTTTGAGGAATATCTGAAAagaattattattcataaagtataaagtaattGTCCATCAAAATGAACAAATAGAACATGTTATGTCAGcattattaattaaaattctGAGGACGTTTAAAGGCATTTCTGTGaattaaatacatttacttTACTGGACTATAAACGAAAATATTTCACTCAATTAAAATTCCTTTTGCAGTTTTATTGTATCAGaactattaattattaattcattcataaataaattTATGTTAAAGGGCATTCCTTAAATTTTCCCTCATACCATTTTTGATATTGCGTGATTATTGAGTGAGTATCAGTGTATTTATAATACTATTCAGTGTATCAGAGCAATCAGTGACTATTAATTATTTgatcaataacaaaaatgcaaaacaattcTCAAGTGAAGCATTTTGACTTTGCTTGAACcatgtaattcattcattcattagcttaatttaaagttaattaattaacaatgatcagttgaaacaaaacactgccactgcTTATACTAActagtctggatgctgttcagccaaattgcTGTTTCagtattaatttaaatattagAACTCATAGCCAtatgtggaaattagcgggagaacattttaaaatggatttgaggaagcacttctttacacagcatgtagttagagaaTAGAATAGTCTACCTGTTAGTGtaacgcaagctaaaaccctgggttcctttaaatccgagctagataagattttaacaattctgagctattagttaagttctcctgaaacaagcttgatgggccgaacggcctcctctcgtttgtaaatttcttatgttcttatgactgGAGTATACTGCTGAATAAGCACTTTCTATGGGCTGGATTTTAAACTGCTACTAAAGCTTGTTTTATATGTGATGTAGATTATGGACAATCAAATCCCATAACTAAAGTTTATAATTAAACAAATTCATTATATGCCTGCAGCACATAACAAAACATCAGCCTAAGTAAAACACACTGAAACACCTTAAAAACAGATAAAATGTGTGCTAatataatgattggttaaattaCCTCACAATTCAAAAGTCATGCACTTCAGTGATGACAAACTATATAGATATGAACACAATATGCTCTGTATAGTGTTCCAAGTTTTATACATGTCTCCTCAGAATGTTCTGCTATATCTTTAGTGTATACTTTGCTGTTATTTCAAACAGCATACACTCTATTATCTGTGTATGTGATATACATTCTAGCTCTTCTGTTTTGTACTCTTTTGTGCAGTTTTTTGTGATGTCTGTTACGTACCCAATCTGTATTTTATCTTGGTTCTTCACAGTCATTGTACAGAAACATTTTAATCAGTACAGTCTTTACAACATCTCTAACTTTCAACTCTTAGAAAACCACGCACCGTAAGAAGTGATTAAACGATGTCTCTAGAAACTTGCTCACAGATACGAGATAGATTTTGTTCACAACAACATAGGAACAGAAATTTCTAAACTTACTTCACATTATATTACTGAATATCTTCTTTGATTATCTGAATTATGTTAAACTATAAGTGGTCTAATTTAGACTTGTGTGATATGAGATTAACTTAGCAGGAATGTTTGTAACAAACTGCGTACCACAAAAATATTGCAATTGCAAATAATTGTAAATCATTGGTTTTCTAATCAAAGCtattagctttaaacatgattaaatatttaaagtatttaaaataggTTAAAATGTTGATTaatgcaaaaaatattttatattttgaatGCATATAAATTTGTTTATGAAATGCATTTTCCATATGCAGTACTTGATTTCTTTTAAACACTTTATCACTAGCGATCTGATTCTTTTTTGGTTTATCTATGtagttttattcttttttacttTAATTTAGCAATATAATTCAATTCTTCAAACATAATCTGAACATAATTTATGTACCAAATTCAAAGTATTTTATATAGTTGCACATTAGGAGCAGGGAAATAAAAAGGCCatcaaataaattataaattttTCTAAGTATGATTTAAATTGCCCTGGTACAATCAATATTCcttattatatttaaaattcatttttgtttttatgtacaCAATATTTTCCTGTTGCTCCATTGTGTTCAGGCACATAACCCAAGATTATAGTTTGGTAAAATGCAATTTGATTCAAGAtttattgtattaaaaataGGATGTACTAAattacaatgaaattcttattTGCGTGTCTGCTTGCAGTCTGACCAAATATAAGTATAAACGATGCAGTAGTaatgaaaatgtacataaatataaCATAAAAGGACAAATAAATACGACAACAGTATGACATGTACTGTAGCAGCAATAGGGTACAGTAATAGGATGATATAAATAACAATCTCAACAATATAAACGGATAGCAGCAGTGGGGATGTTGTGATAacaaaatatgaataaaataaaagtaacgGCAATACTACAAACATACAACAACAGTATAGCATAAGATAatagtggcagtgtgaggaaatgttaaTATCATTGGCTGTTTCTTTCTCTTACTTGGAAGACACTGTCTCTAATTTTGGAAGTGTGTGGCTGTACTTGAGGCACTTTCCAGATGGTGAAAAGTGGCAATGCTTGGAGGCTAAAGTCTCTCAAGATGCTGCTCACTTTCCTGAGGCAGCCCATAAAGAAGTCTGATGTCTCGAACCACCGGAAGCTTTGTGCGCATGATTATCTGTGCTGCCTTAACCACCCTCTGCAACTTTCATTTCTGTGCTGAGCAGCTGCTATACCAGGATGTGATACATGTTCTGTGGATGGTCTCTGCAGCTCCCCTGAAGAAGCTGGTCAGGGCTATAAGAGGAACTGAAAATTACATTTgaaagatataaaaatatagataTGAAAGTCTGAATCTATGTTTTTTTCACTGTGGCAAACTAAGCACAGGTAACCATGTTTCTTTGTGTGTGGACCAGCACAGATTCAAGCATTTCAACCAGCTAGACACAGGTGACACAGCTGACTATGTTACATTGAAtctgcaggagaaccagcacAGGCTCCAGCATTTAAACCTGCAGGTCTCTTATACAGTACTAAACACAGGTGACCATGTTTCTTTCACTCTGTGTGAGAACCAACATAGGCTCGAgtctttcaaccagccagtccCATACACCAAACACAGGTGACCATGTCTCACTGATTCTGTGAGAGGACCTACATAACCTCAACATTTTTAATCGGTCAATCTCTTATATACCACCTGTCTAAGACCAAGAAGTGGGTTTGTTCCTCTCAACACTATAGAACAAAGAAGGCCCTCAACTTCCCTAGAGACATCCAGCCAACCCACTCTATTGATAGGTTGGGAGGATTCTCAAAATCCCTTGAGGGAATATTGAGGTTTGGAGAGTGCAGGCAGAGAGTGACTGGCCCATCCTTAATGATACAGTTAAACCCCTCCCAGATGTCCACCAGATTGATTCTGTGAGAGAAGTGAAAGGGGGCGCCTCCAGaaaagggtgagagagagaaacaggttAGTAAGAACATGTCCCTCTGTGTTCCTGTTCTGTACTTGGCAGGAAAAGGGCTCATTAAGCAACGGCAGAAATTCAATCCTGGTTCTTAGAGAGTAGGCTAATGTCACCACCTACCCCTATTAGAAGCTTCTTCATAGCATCTCCATTTTAGAACTATGAAATGTAATGGTATAACCTATGGAGGGTGAcaatatttaataaataaatcaaatttaaatgattatttataaatatgacatttaaatgattatttaaagtataattacatttacattcaaaTGACTATTTAAATAATTGTTTAAAAGGTTATTTAAATGATAGTTTAAATGACCATTTAAATGATACCAGCAATCATTAAAATGATCTAAGTCACCCAAACTTAGTTAGGCAGGCTCCAAACAAAACataacatctgattggttacatTGATAGGCATCTCTAGACCCCTTATACAGGGGCATGTGCCCCAATATTCATGTTCTGTGACCCTATAAAAAATCACAGGTTCAattcatatggggggggggggtttatgtCTAGTAACACCCCCTGGATACATTGCAAACTAAGGCCTCATCCACATGTATgtgggtatttaaaaaaaatatgtttttcctcgcccattattaaataaatccctTCCAAACAAACACTGTTTGTTAAAAATCTCCATGTACATGAAAACCCACTTTCAAAAGCATACTTGTCTAATGTAAACACTGAACGGCACACACTCTGAAGTCAAACTAAATGGATAATGgcacacactctgacattacAAGCCAAAAACTttatccaaatcaaaaatatataatgttaggaaggctgactttaagtgtatgagactaaaactagaaactgtgaactggatggagttaaataacaaaactcttgaagaggcctgggaattttttaaaagcacattattgcaagtgcaagaggacttcatacctgtttccagcaagaataaatctagcaaattgcaacctaggtggtttactagggaaataaagcataaagtaaggaggaaaagggctttgttccagcaatggaaaataactgacgatcacagaattaagcaggaatatctaagtctacaggctgagttaaaaaatgatattagacgagctaaaagaaatgtcgaaaggatggttgcattggaagctaaggatgacgttaaaagtttcttccagtattttaactctaaaagagctctaaaacctgaaattactaatctgcaggatagtaagggtcttataatagtaaacgacattgatatagtaaatgagttcaatgatagttttgcaagggtattcactgttgaggaccttagtaatttaccagttattacctatccagcattgtctatagctaatatatatataactgaagcagatgttttgcaaagcctagctgagctcaaaataaataaatcacaggg from Brienomyrus brachyistius isolate T26 chromosome 17, BBRACH_0.4, whole genome shotgun sequence harbors:
- the gmnc gene encoding geminin coiled-coil domain-containing protein 1, with the protein product MSTALSCQDVSFVGGQRYDGPCSIMTSLDSVDVSRETLDSYWSAGPLDNTACQHEPPQQDTINILNYVTESGPHWTDLSPQLLRNKQLQDILLQREEELARLHEENNKLKEFLNSSFVKCLEEKTKIVLSAQTGYAKKSKKRTREDEGRLYPSQFFSATQGKRTLQNFSLDFCRTEERAAAPATSPCLLQTLPLRNQDSIDSSKFNTSSDPCIYRSPTVSPSPHCDSRVNSDPCSYFNSPANQYSAYSVDINSLPHGNVINTEIQQATQPDFLLKSDDLENYNLVSTAMLEVRTPSCLKSNNTPQTQHGPLGSNIAQCFSPYTPQGRTDLAFTMSLNPSSGVRTHSYPQGQAFVRRDTHGGWNFTWIPKYVH